In Tripterygium wilfordii isolate XIE 37 chromosome 15, ASM1340144v1, whole genome shotgun sequence, one DNA window encodes the following:
- the LOC120016131 gene encoding E3 ubiquitin-protein ligase RHA1B-like — MGFPVGYTELLLPKALIHTLSILGFIRKLINTLFRYLGLPDFSEPDFVWTDQQPTRIPVSPSMSTLLIREILPVVKFSDLVDPPDSCAVCLYEFESDDEIRRLTNCRHIFHRICLDRWMGYDQKTCPLCRTPFLPDHQQEDFNERLWGSSGISESFGEYSQIPGLYQDISY, encoded by the coding sequence ATGGGTTTTCCAGTCGGTTATACGGAGCTTCTACTCCCCAAAGCACTAATTCACACACTTTCCATACTGGGTTTCATCAGAAAACTCATAAACACCCTCTTTCGTTATCTGGGTCTCCCCGATTTCTCGGAACCCGATTTCGTTTGGACCGACCAGCAACCCACCCGAATCCCGGTCTCTCCTTCCATGTCGACGCTTCTAATACGCGAGATCCTTCCAGTCGTCAAGTTCTCAGACCTTGTGGATCCGCCCGACAGCTGCGCTGTCTGTTTGTACGAATTCGAAAGTGACGATGAGATCAGACGGTTGACGAATTGCCGGCATATCTTCCATCGGATCTGCCTGGACCGTTGGATGGGATACGATCAGAAGACTTGTCCGCTCTGCCGTACACCCTTTTTACCGGATCATCAGCAGGAGGATTTCAATGAGAGGCTTTGGGGTTCTTCTGGAATTTCTGAAAGTTTTGGGGAATATTCACAAATTCCTGGTTTGTATCAGGACATTAGTTATTAG